From Debaryomyces hansenii CBS767 chromosome C complete sequence, a single genomic window includes:
- a CDS encoding DEHA2C17644p (weakly similar to uniprot|Q9P8B4 Agaricus bisporus Glucuronyl hydrolase) yields the protein MTKETSAQIYLDEIKDKLYGDSTVAKIWGVASPALSQQEPPTGFPNYAPDGKYVLDDADYWTSGFFPGSVYALLERSKNYPDFFPKSKIHEVKLEYAARWWAEPMAARATTTTTHDLGFMIAPAFKREWVLTNSKKSEEILITAANSLASRFDEKVGCIRSWDDLPPIKKDQKPKDINKDFLVIIDNMCNLNLLYLGAYLSRDFRLSTIATKHAETTLKNHFRDDWSSYHVVQYNKQTGEVDSKYTAQGFADESGWTRGQAWGILGYIETYFWTKDRKFLEASKNIANYYVSKLPEDGVPPWDFNAPDKHIRDVSSAMAAALGMIRIYEVEKDEEFLKKGLKLVRDCINLSYNNDAKLNDDGTVEIGAAETILNNSTYIHNPACSVDIYDHGLVYADYYFLVIGNKLLQLGLYK from the coding sequence ATGACAAAAGAAACATCCGCACAAATCTACttagatgaaattaaagataaattatatgGTGATTCCACCGTAGCTAAGATCTGGGGAGTTGCGTCTCCTGCTTTAAGTCAGCAGGAACCACCAACAGGATTTCCTAATTATGCTCCTGATGGAAAATATGTCTTGGACGATGCTGACTATTGGACTTCTGGCTTTTTCCCAGGGTCGGTTTATGCATTATTAGAAAGAAGTAAAAATTACCCTGATTTCTTCccaaaatcaaagattCATGAAGTCAAGTTGGAATATGCTGCCAGATGGTGGGCGGAGCCAATGGCAGCAAGAGCCACCACAACTACTACTCATGATTTAGGCTTCATGATTGCACCTGCCTTCAAGAGAGAGTGGGTTTTAACCAACAGCAAGAAGAgtgaagaaattttgataacTGCAGCTAATTCCTTAGCTTCAAGATTCGATGAAAAGGTCGGATGTATTAGAAGTTGGGATGATTTACCTCCAATTAAGAAGGATCAAAAGCCCAAGGACATTAATAAGGACTTCTTGGTGATTATTGATAACATGTGTAATTTGAACTTATTATACTTAGGTGCATATTTGAGCCGTGACTTCCGTTTATCAACCATTGCTACTAAACACGCAGAAACTACTTTAAAGAACCATTTCAGAGATGACTGGTCATCATACCATGTTGTTCAATACAATAAACAGACAGGTGAAGTGGACTCCAAGTATACTGCTCAAGGTTTTGCTGATGAGTCCGGATGGACAAGAGGTCAGGCTTGGGGAATTTTAGGTTACATTGAGACCTATTTCTGGACCAAGGACAGAAAATTCTTAGAAGCTTCAAAGAACATTGCTAATTACTATGTATCGAAATTACCTGAAGACGGCGTTCCACCTTGGGATTTTAATGCTCCAGATAAGCATATTCGTGATGTTTCATCTGCCATGGCTGCCGCGTTAGGTATGATTAGAATTTACgaagttgaaaaagatgaagaatttttaaaGAAAGGATTAAAGCTTGTAAGGGATTGTATTAACCTTTCGTACAATAACGATGCTAAGTTAAACGATGATGGCACTGTTGAAATCGGCGCAGCCGAAACAATCTTAAACAACTCTACTTACATCCACAACCCTGCTTGTAGCGTTGATATCTATGACCATGGCTTAGTCTACGCTGATTATTACTTCTTGGTAATtggtaataaattattgcaattgGGATTGTATAAATAG